Proteins co-encoded in one Aspergillus flavus chromosome 2, complete sequence genomic window:
- a CDS encoding putative patatin-like serine hydrolase (Patatin-like phospholipase domain-containing protein AO090003000839) gives MYILPGLTRIPCHWIHWLLNQIPTPFSNHTYHLTIHHEPYPTMNSPEKSAACDIYDPKSIPDYDREFIDPDDLRQFENALNDNESNSLVALNDWRPIYQRVRKNRGRRKKPRRTTDETREGVLYTVLKWPFLFIVFGWITVLGFAYALTRFYIVLYERWVSWRGKKESLRRELWKQTDYNNWLKAAQALDNHLGNQQWKEIDEYAYYDHLTINKLVNQLRKARTDVELQMRNGVSSSTVIPATEELCALLEGCVKNNFAGVENPRLYSETYSGTKNLVQEYIDEVEKCIQVVSNNKWVSNEDKYHHFKHLDTNFGRTALCLSGGATFAYYHFGVARALLDNGVLPEIITGTSGGALVAALIATRTDEELKQLLVPALAHRIRASSEGMASWIWRWWRTGARFDTITWARECSWFCRGSTTFKEAYERTGRILNVSCVPSDPHSPTILANYLTSPNCVIWSAVLASAAVPGILNPVVLMTKKRDGTLAPYSFGHKWKDGSLRTDIPIRALNLHFNVNFPIVSQVNPHINLFFFSSRGSVGRPVTHRRGRGWRGGFLGSAIEQYIKLDLNKWLRVLRHLELLPRPLGQDWSEIWLQKFSGTITIWPKTIPSDFYYILSDPTPERLARMLNVGQQSAFPMIQFIKNRLKIENAILKGLHQYSPAVSPAQSRRKRGHAGKPSDPMVERLDHNLPDRQPDNKEDLSDSSGIDSNVSSRDSCLQPSSNRRNRRRSTGNIFQEMRRQSAVFFDDSDLYAEDDKKVE, from the exons ATGTACATTTTGCCTGGTCTGACAAGGATTCCGTGCCATTGGATCCATTGGTTGCTCAACCAGATCCCAACACCTTTCTCGAACCATACTTATCATCTTACCATCCATCATGAACCATATCCAACAATGAACTCCCCGGAGAAGTCTGCGGCTTGCGACATCTACGATCCCAAATCGATCCCGGACTATGACCGAGAATTTATCGACCCTGATGACTTGCGCCAATTCGAGAATGCGCTGAACGACAACGAATCCAACTCCTTGGTAGCCCTCAACGACTGGCGACCTATCTATCAACGAGTTCGCAAGAATCGCGGTCGCCGAAAGAAGCCTCGTCGAACCACCGATGAAACGAGGGAAGGCGTCCTGTACACAGTCCTAAAATGgccatttctcttcattGTGTTTGGCTGGATCACCGTCCTTGGCTTTGCCTACGCATTGACTCGCTTTTATATTGTATTATATGAGCGATGGGTCTCCTGGAGGGGCAAGAAGGAATCTCTCAGGCGGGAACTCTGGAAGCAGACAGATTACAACAATTGGTTGAAAGCCGCCCAAGCGCTCGACAATCACTTGGGAAACCAACAGTGGAAGGAGATCGATGAATATGCGTACTATGATCATCTTACTATCAACAAACTGGTCAATCAGTTAAGAAAGGCGCGGACAGATGTCGAACTGCAGATGCGGAATGGAGTTTCTAGCTCGACCGTGATCCCCGCGACTGAGGAACTATGTGCGCTGCTGGAGGGCTGTGTCAAGAACAACTTCGCAGGGGTGGAAAATCCTCGACTCTATAGTGAAACATATTCTGGAACTAAGAACCTTGTGCAAGAGTATATTGACGAAGTGGAGAAGTGCATCCAGGTGGTATCGAACAACAAATGGGTCAGCAATGAAGACAAGTATCACCATTTCAAGCATCTAGATACCAATTTTGGACGGACTGCCCTTTGCTTATCTGGAGGCGCTACTTTTGCTTACTATCATTTCGGCGTGGCTAGAGCATTGCTGGATAATGGAGTCCTGCCTGAAATCATAACGGGAACGTCGGGCGGAGCTTTGGTTGCTGCGTTAATCGCGACCAGGACCGATGAAGAATTGAAACAACTCCTTGTCCCTGCTCTGGCACATCGTATACGGGCGAGCAGTGAAGGCATGGCCTCATGGATTTGGCGTTGGTGGCGGACAGGAGCTCGGTTTGACACTATTACATGGGCTCGTGAGTGCAGTTGGTTCTGCAGAGGCTCCACTACCTTCAAAGAGGCATATGAACGGACAGGACGTATATTGAACGTTTCGTGTGTGCCGTCCGACCCTCATTCTCCTACAATCTTGGCCAATTACCTGACTTCTCCAAATTGCGTCATTTGGAGCGCCGTGCTGGCCTCAGCCGCGGTCCCTGGTATACTCAATCCCGTTGTTCTTATGACCAAGAAGCGCGACGGTACACTCGCTCCATACTCCTTCGGACATAAGTGGAAAGACGGTAGCTTGCGCACCGATATCCCTATTAGAGCGTTAAACCTCCATTTTAATGTCAACTTCCCTATTGTTTCACAG GTGAACCCTCATATCaatctctttttcttcagctcTCGAGGATCCGTTGGTCGCCCGGTTACACATCGCAGAGGCCGAGGGTGGCGCGGCGGTTTCTTGGGGTCTGCTATAGAACAGTATATTAAGCTGGATTTGAATAAATGGCTTAGAGTCCTGCGACACTTAGAACTGTTACCACGACCACTGGGCCAAGATTGGAGCGAGATTTGGCTGCAAAAATTCAGTGGGACCATAACAATCTGGCCAAAAACCATCCCGTCCGATTTCTACTATATCCTTTCGGACCCTACCCCCGAGCGATTGGCACGCATGCTTAACGTGGGCCAGCAGAGCGCCTTTCCCATGATACAATTCATCAAGAACCGGCTCAAGATCGAGAATGCGATCTTAAAGGGGCTACACCAATACTCCCCCGCGGTGTCACCGGCGCAGTCCCGTCGGAAACGCGGTCATGCCGGCAAGCCTTCGGATCCGATGGTAGAACGTCTTGACCATAATCTCCCCGATCGTCAGCCCGACAACAAAGAGGATTTATCCGATAGCTCGGGTATTGACTCCAATGTGTCATCTCGGGATTCTTGTCTACAACCGTCGAGTAACCGACGCAACCGACGGAGAAGCACAGGCAACATTTTCCAGGAGATGCGCCGACAGTCAGCTGTCTTCTTCGATGATTCGGATCTATACGCGGAGGATGACAAGAAGGTCGAGTGA
- a CDS encoding leucine rich repeat domain protein (unnamed protein product), which translates to MEKLNNEDGQLFIKNLASFVRTHEKALANALQLKRQPSKNASTQSSSSTSSASSALAAALSFGALKFTSQTIKPAKLTLTPHHLFYLLSRFEDLSIAVGPMNVRLENIHTDVSQSYVSFLNKPQRSRGDRDSIHSVSSVRSVMSGMSALWSSFGLGSKDSVSKSEKAKAALEADLKYLYSAFTKIPCLRLAPDRRARLIRGYEEFPFDTAVPLHSFKNLGGLEIIDIDFRSFFGWDRLSEQLRTLTVKRAKIEDPADLLTGIVLDDIDKRRRRSSKNQQSPVLGWSGNTYPQPVYKSDIPGSLSAPGSPVADTAFGTSTSPQAVPMLRVGSEGARGHARTGSISPTRPTSSKHSSHRHSRRIRRTGSGSSNSSDNTGHRNGSSSNLAAGGLPPSKWQFLRHLGLPDNSLTSVTAAGLAPVANTLYSLDLSANLFTEVPDSLATLVALRALNLSNCMIESLHSLSRNPLPAITALNLRGNRLRSLAGIERLLSLERLDLRDNDLTDPTEIARLTSLPEIREIWVSGNPFVKTHSGYRIVIFNLFRRTPGYSEDIIIDGSGPGYTERKQLVDRVAEPEGTPIIRSAAADHSAVVSKPATTAVPGAAAAGPAEGEDGYARRTPQNEYGVGSTRRKKGHRRRIVNTSVEKASTDGKETPGAMVPSVLPIQHIQLPVDPFVTPSSDRQRRSDGGPQVGPAKVRSPERVDSDPDLPSQPLNESLVIPRVVQELDWNADGQFYRRQLEALKHDVGNTWLHALGDRGWDQPPRDINIPRTGVNLGDSAIIPAEALTRANNLPILSGGRP; encoded by the exons ATGGAGAAGCTGAACAATGAAGATGGACAGCTTTTCATAAAG AATCTCGCCAGTTTTGTACGAACCCATGAGAAGGCACTCGCCAACGCGCTTCAGTTGAAACGTCAGCCTAGCAAAAATGCGTCCACTCAGTCGAGCTCGTCTACGAGCTCGGCCTCATCGGCTTTGGCAGCAGCCTTGTCATTCGGTGCCTTGAAATTCACCTCTCAAACTATCAAACCCGCTAAACTTACCCTGACCCCTCACCACCTCTTCTATCTCCTCTCCCGATTCGAAGATCTCTCTATAGCCGTGGGCCCTATGAATGTTAGACTGGAGAATATTCATACCGACGTGTCGCAGTCCTATGTTTCGTTCCTGAATAAGCCTCAACGGTCCAGGGGCGACAGGGATTCTATCCACTCTGTATCAAGTGTCCGTAGTGTCATGTCTGGTATGAGTGCTCTCTGGTCGTCATTTGGGCTAGGCTCGAAGGACTCCGTCTCCAAGTCAGAGAAGGCCAAAGCAGCCCTAGAAGCAGATCTTAAATATCTATACTCTGCTTTTACTAAAATTCCGTGCTTGCGTCTAGCCCCTGACCGTCGTGCCCGCCTGATCCGCGGATACGAAGAGTTTCCTTTTGATACCGCTGTCCCTCTCCACTCCTTTAAAAACTTGGGTGGACTAGAGATAATTGATATAGACTTTCGCTCGTTTTTCGGCTGGGACCGACTATCCGAGCAACTACGCACCCTTACTGTGAAGAGAGCCAAGATCGAGGACCCCGCGGATCTGTTGACGGGAATAGTGTTGGACGACATTGACAAGCGTCGGCGCCGGTCGTCCAAGAATCAGCAATCGCCTGTCCTGGGGTGGAGTGGGAATACATACCCTCAGCCGGTCTACAAGTCCGACATCCCTGGCTCCCTCTCTGCTCCCGGGTCTCCGGTGGCTGATACGGCGTTCGGTACCAGCACCAGTCCCCAGGCGGTCCCCATGCTTAGAGTAGGATCCGAAGGTGCTAGAGGCCATGCACGAACGGGAAGTATTTCGCCCACGCGCCCGACAAGCTCCAAACACTCTTCCCACCGCCATAGCCGGCGCATACGACGTACCGGATCTGGTAGTTCAAACTCGAGTGATAACACCGGTCATCGTAATGGAAGTTCTTCGAACCTCGCTGCTGGCGGTCTTCCGCCGTCCAAATGGCAATTTTTGCGGCATCTGGGTCTCCCAGATAACTCTTTAACCTCCGTCACGGCCGCCGGACTTGCTCCGGTTGCCAATACGCTGTACTCTCTTGATCTGTCGGCGAATCTCTTCACCGAGGTCCCGGACAGCCTCGCAACGCTAGTTGCTTTGCGAGCCCTTAATCTCTCCAACTGCATGATAGAATCTCTCCACTCACTGTCTCGCAACCCTCTTCCTGCTATAACTGCTCTTAACCTTCGCGGCAACCGGCTTCGCTCGCTTGCGGGCATTGAAAGGCTACTATCCCTGGAAAGACTGGACCTCCGAGACAACGACCTGACCGACCCCACTGAGATTGCCAGGCTAACGAGTCTCCCTGAAATACGGGAGATTTGGGTGTCTGGGAATCCTTTCGTGAAAACGCATTCTGGCTACCGCATTGTAATTTTCAACCTCTTCCGTCGTACTCCGGGATACTCGGAAGACATCATTATCGATGGATCCGGCCCAGGGTACACAGAGAGGAAGCAGCTAGTTGATCGGGTTGCCGAGCCCGAAGGTACACCGATCATACGATCAGCTGCCGCGGACCACTCGGCCGTCGTCAGCAAGCCAGCCACCACCGCAGTACCGGGAGCCGCAGCTGCCGGGCCCGCtgagggagaagatggttATGCACGACGAACACCACAAAATGAATATGGCGTTGGGTCTACTCGTCGGAAGAAAGGTCATCGAAGGAGGATCGTCAACACGTCTGTGGAGAAGGCCTCAACTGATGGTAAAGAAACCCCAGGTGCGATGGTGCCTTCTGTCCTTCCTATTCAGCATATTCAATTACCCGTTGATCCATTTGTGACACCGTCTTCCGACCGTCAACGGAGATCTGATGGTGGACCTCAGGTCGGACCTGCGAAAGTTCGAAGCCCAGAAAGGGTCGACAGTGATCCAGACCTCCCCAGCCAGCCGCTGAACGAGTCTCTTGTCATACCGCGGGTAGTCCAGGAGCTGGACTGGAACGCGGATGGCCAGTTCTACCGGCGGCAACTGGAGGCTCTGAAACACGACGTCGGCAACACCTGGCTCCATGCGCTGGGGGACCGTGGCTGGGATCAGCCACCACGGGACATCAACATTCCTCGCACGGGGGTGAACCTCGGGGATTCAGCAATTATCCCAGCGGAGGCACTTACCCGGGCAAACAACCTGCCCATTCTCAGCGGAGGCCGACCCTGA
- a CDS encoding Metallo-dependent phosphatase-like protein, with product MADQEVDLDSIIDRLLEVRGSRPGKQVQLLESEIRYLCTKAREIFISQPILLELEAPIKICGDIHGQYYDLLRLFEYGGFPPEANYLFLGDYVDRGKQSLETICLLLAYKIKYPENFFVLRGNHECASINRIYGFYDECKRRYNIKLWKTFTDCFNCLPIAAIIDEKIFTMHGGLSPDLNSMEQIRRVMRPTDIPDCGLLCDLLWSDPDKDITGWSENDRGVSFTFGPDVVSRFLQKHDMDLICRAHQVVEDGYEFFSKRQLVTLFSAPNYCGEFDNAGAMMSVDESLLCSFQILKPAEKKQKYVYGGMSSNRPVTPPRKQKKK from the exons ATGGCTGATCAGGAAGTGGATTTGGACTCGATCATTGATAGATTGTTGGAGGTGAGGGGTAGCCGTCCTGGCAAGCAGGTTCAGCTGTTGGAATCGGAAATTCGCTATCTCTGCACCAAGGCTCGGGAAATTTTCATCTCGCAGCCCATCCTGCTAGAGTTGGAAGCGCCAATCAAG ATTTGCGGTGATATCCACGGCCAATACTACGACCTTCTGCGTCTTTTCGAATACGGTGGATTCCCGCCCGAGGCCAACTACCTGTTCCTCGGAGACTACGTGGACCGTGGCAAGCAGTCCCTCGAGACCATTTGTCTACTCCTGGCATACAAGATCAAGTACCCTGAAAACTTCTTCGTTCTTCGTGGAAACCACGAATGCGCGTCCATTAACCGTATCTACGGCTTCTACGATGAATGTAAGCGGAGGTATAACATCAAGCTCTGGAAGACTTTCACCGATTGCTTCAACTGCCTCCCCATTGCGGCCATCATTGACGAGAAGATCTTCACCATGCACGGTGGTCTGAGTCCCGATCTGAACTCTATGGAGCAGATTCGTCGTGTGATGCGTCCCACTGAT ATTCCTGACTGCGGTCTCCTGTGCGACCTTCTGTGGTCCGATCCGGACAAGGACATTACGGGCTGGAGTGAAAACGACCGAGGTGTCTCATTCACGTTTGGTCCCGATGTCGTCTCCCGTTTCCTCCAGAAGCACGATATGGATTTGATTTGCCGTGCACACCAAGTAGTCGAGGACGGCTATGAGTTCTTCTCCAAGCGTCAACTCGTCACGCTTTTCAGTGCCCCCAACTATTGTGGAGAGTTTGACAACGCTGGTGCCATGATGAGTGTCGACGAGAGTCTACTCTGTTCCTTCCAG ATCTTGAAACcagcagaaaagaaacaaaagtaCGTTTACGGGGGCATGAGCTCAAACAGGCCCGTCACTCCTCCgcgaaagcaaaagaagaagtaa